From the Theobroma cacao cultivar B97-61/B2 chromosome 2, Criollo_cocoa_genome_V2, whole genome shotgun sequence genome, one window contains:
- the LOC18608593 gene encoding aromatic-L-amino-acid decarboxylase has translation MGRLDSNFPDPCHFNPLDPEEFRKQAHEMVDFIADYYQKIETYPVLSQVKPGYLRTDLPENAPYLPEPLETILKDVQNQIIPGMTHWLSPNFFAFFPSTVSTAAFLGEMLCTCFNSVGFNWLASPASTELEMIVMDWLANMLKLPKSFMFQGTGGGIIQNTTSEAILVTLIAARDKALDVLGFDNMRKLVVYASDQTHSTFAKACKLAGISPRNIRSIPTTLDTAFSLSALHLRKAVEDDVAAGLFPLYLCVNVGTTSTTAVDSIGPLADVANEHGIWLHVDAAYAGSACICPEFRHHLDGIERVDSLSLSPHKWLLSFLDCCCLWVQKPSLVVKTLSTNPEYLRNEQSESESVVDFKDWQVGTGRRFKSLRLWLIFRSYGIVNIQNHIRSDVRMAKMFEGFVSSDPRFEIVVPREFGLVCFRLKPDENIGSDYTEMLNRKLLEWVNSTGRVYMTHTIVGGIYILRFAVGATLTEDRHVVAAWNLIKEGADALLF, from the coding sequence ATGGGTAGACTTGACTCTAACTTTCCCGACCCTTGCCATTTCAATCCCTTAGACCCCGAAGAATTCAGAAAACAAGCCCATGAAATGGTAGATTTCATTGCGGATTATTACCAAAAAATAGAAACCTACCCAGTTCTAAGCCAGGTGAAGCCAGGTTATCTCCGCACCGACCTCCCAGAAAATGCCCCGTATCTCCCTGAACCCCTCGAAACAATTCTCAAAGACGTGCAAAACCAGATAATACCTGGCATGACCCATTGGCTAAGCCCTAACTTCTTTGCATTTTTTCCTTCCACTGTTAGCACTGCCGCTTTTCTTGGAGAAATGCTTTGCACGTGCTTTAACTCCGTAGGGTTCAACTGGCTAGCTTCTCCGGCCTCAACCGAGCTGGAAATGATTGTCATGGACTGGCTAGCCAACATGCTGAAGCTACCAAAGTCCTTTATGTTTCAAGGCACTGGTGGTGGCATCATTCAAAACACCACCAGCGAAGCTATTCTTGTTACTCTCATTGCTGCCAGAGACAAAGCTCTCGATGTTCTGGGCTTCGACAACATGCGCAAGCTTGTCGTCTATGCCTCTGACCAAACTCATTCCACATTCGCAAAAGCCTGTAAGTTGGCTGGTATTTCTCCTCGAAACATAAGGTCCATTCCGACTACTCTCGACACTGCTTTCTCTCTGTCTGCTCTTCATCTCCGGAAGGCCGTGGAGGATGACGTGGCAGCCGGTCTGTTCCCACTTTACCTCTGTGTAAATGTGGGGACGACTTCGACCACTGCCGTTGATTCAATAGGACCTCTTGCTGACGTGGCGAATGAACATGGCATCTGGCTGCACGTGGATGCTGCCTACGCGGGTAGTGCATGTATATGCCCGGAGTTCAGGCATCACCTGGATGGGATAGAACGAGTGGACTCGCTGAGTTTAAGTCCCCACAAGTGGCTACTCAGCTTCTTGGATTGTTGCTGCTTGTGGGTCCAAAAGCCGAGCTTGGTAGTGAAAACATTGAGCACCAACCCGGAGTACTTGAGAAACGAACAAAGCGAATCAGAGTCGGTCGTGGATTTTAAGGATTGGCAAGTCGGTACAGGTCGAAGGTTCAAATCGTTACGGTTATGGCTCATTTTTAGAAGCTATGGTATTGTCAACATACAAAATCACATCCGCTCGGACGTACGCATGGCCAAAATGTTCGAGGGGTTTGTAAGTTCTGACCCAAGGTTCGAGATCGTGGTGCCAAGAGAGTTCGGGCTGGTGTGTTTTCGGTTAAAACCGGATGAGAATATCGGGTCGGATTATACCGAGATGTTGAACCGAAAGCTGTTGGAGTGGGTCAACTCAACAGGGCGGGTTTATATGACCCACACCATAGTCGGTGGGATATACATACTGAGGTTTGCAGTCGGGGCCACGCTGACAGAGGACCGCCACGTGGTTGCCGCGTGGAACTTGATCAAGGAAGGAGCTGATGCATTGCTCTTCTAA